Proteins encoded by one window of Bacteroidia bacterium:
- the mnmH gene encoding tRNA 2-selenouridine(34) synthase MnmH: MISVIPIDQFVINHAPHEVLLDTRSPAEYEHAHFPGAVSFPLMTNEQRAIIGTIYKQEGKDAAVLKGFELIGPHFAEFVRQANNIAPDKAVVLYCWRGGLRSSVMAWVLSTAGFKVTILKGGYKAFRQWVLSQFQIKKPMIVVGGKTGAGKTEMLYHLQSEGQFIIDLEELAHHKGSAFGSLGMPAQRSSEYFENQLALQWHQAPLNKFTWIENESIKIGKCALPINFFDQMREAVCFEMDVSLDVRIERTLESYGKFDVDLLAGSTMKIKKRLGGLRLKTALEALEQKDLKLWCSVVMEYYDKTYQHSHNKRKKNEIIKVDAEDLNKVTVAKEMIKLSKQLRYE; this comes from the coding sequence TTGATATCGGTAATTCCAATTGATCAGTTTGTAATTAATCATGCACCACATGAGGTGTTGCTGGATACACGTAGCCCTGCAGAGTACGAACACGCACATTTTCCGGGAGCTGTTTCATTTCCATTAATGACCAACGAACAACGTGCTATTATTGGCACTATTTATAAACAAGAAGGTAAAGATGCTGCTGTCTTAAAAGGCTTTGAGTTGATTGGACCACACTTTGCTGAATTTGTTCGACAGGCAAACAATATAGCTCCGGACAAGGCGGTTGTATTATATTGCTGGCGCGGAGGACTACGTAGTTCAGTGATGGCATGGGTGTTATCCACAGCAGGGTTTAAAGTAACTATTCTTAAAGGCGGTTATAAAGCCTTCCGGCAATGGGTTCTTTCGCAGTTTCAAATTAAAAAACCAATGATTGTTGTTGGTGGCAAAACCGGTGCAGGAAAAACAGAAATGTTATATCATTTACAAAGTGAAGGGCAATTTATTATAGACCTTGAAGAGTTAGCTCATCATAAAGGATCGGCCTTTGGTTCGTTAGGAATGCCTGCGCAACGATCATCAGAGTATTTTGAAAATCAATTGGCATTGCAGTGGCATCAGGCACCTTTAAATAAGTTTACATGGATTGAAAATGAAAGTATCAAAATTGGGAAGTGTGCATTGCCAATAAATTTTTTTGATCAAATGCGAGAGGCAGTATGTTTTGAAATGGATGTAAGTTTAGATGTCAGAATTGAACGCACACTTGAAAGTTATGGTAAATTTGATGTTGATTTATTAGCAGGCAGTACAATGAAAATAAAAAAGAGGTTGGGAGGGTTAAGGCTTAAAACAGCATTAGAAGCACTTGAGCAAAAGGATTTGAAATTGTGGTGTAGTGTTGTTATGGAGTATTATGATAAAACCTATCAGCATAGTCATAATAAGCGCAAAAAAAATGAGATAATTAAAGTAGATGCAGAGGACTTGAATAAAGTAACCGTTGCTAAAGAAATGATTAAACTATCAAAACAATTGCGTTATGAATGA
- a CDS encoding MotA/TolQ/ExbB proton channel family protein, whose product MSSSNNSGGGFKSIFAAIVIPAAIIVAIGIYMFILGNPANFMENDPNNHPNNYLGIIHKGGVIVPILISLLLIVITISIERMLTIGASKGKSSVDSFVGKIRSLLSNGDLNTAITECDKQKGSIANVVKAGIESYRKMQGESSLDKERKTAAIQKELDEATTLELPMLSKNLVIISTVASVATLMGLLGTVIGMIRAFAALAQAGAPDAIALATGISEALINTALGVGTSALAIIMYNYFTNKIDSLTYGIDEASYSIVQSFTANTK is encoded by the coding sequence ATGAGTTCATCAAACAATTCAGGCGGTGGTTTCAAATCCATCTTTGCAGCAATAGTAATTCCGGCAGCAATTATAGTTGCCATTGGTATTTACATGTTTATACTGGGCAATCCGGCCAACTTTATGGAAAACGACCCGAATAATCATCCAAACAATTATCTTGGAATTATTCATAAAGGAGGTGTAATTGTGCCTATTCTTATCAGCTTATTATTAATTGTAATCACTATCTCTATTGAGCGGATGTTAACTATTGGCGCGTCAAAAGGAAAATCATCAGTAGATTCTTTCGTAGGCAAAATCAGAAGTTTGCTTAGTAATGGTGATTTAAACACAGCCATTACAGAATGTGACAAACAAAAAGGTTCTATAGCCAATGTCGTAAAGGCGGGTATTGAATCTTATCGCAAAATGCAAGGTGAAAGTTCTTTAGATAAAGAGCGTAAAACAGCTGCCATCCAAAAAGAGTTGGATGAAGCTACCACACTTGAGTTACCAATGCTTTCAAAAAATCTGGTTATCATCTCTACAGTAGCATCGGTAGCTACACTGATGGGACTGTTAGGAACGGTTATCGGTATGATCAGGGCGTTTGCTGCACTTGCACAAGCTGGTGCGCCAGATGCCATAGCGCTTGCTACCGGTATTTCTGAAGCCTTGATTAATACAGCACTGGGAGTAGGAACATCGGCTTTAGCAATCATTATGTACAACTATTTCACCAATAAAATAGATTCGTTAACTTACGGAATTGATGAAGCCAGCTATAGCATTGTTCAATCGTTTACAGCAAACACTAAATAA
- a CDS encoding PspC domain-containing protein: MNESKRLVKGEKKIFGVCSGIANYFEADPTLIRLLFIIAVFGFGTGVLLYIILAIIMPEK, encoded by the coding sequence ATGAACGAATCAAAACGCTTAGTTAAAGGAGAGAAAAAAATATTTGGTGTGTGCAGTGGCATTGCCAATTATTTTGAAGCCGACCCCACATTGATTCGCCTACTTTTTATTATTGCAGTTTTTGGATTTGGAACAGGTGTGTTGTTATACATCATACTTGCGATTATTATGCCCGAAAAGTAG
- the acs gene encoding acetate--CoA ligase, with product MYPYQITSAEQYALDYRNSIENPSQFWADIAQHFSWQKKWDKVLEADFDKAETKWFAGAKLNITENCLDRHIEKLASQPAIIWEPNDPTEHHRVLTYKELLFKVKQFANVLKNNGVKKGDRVCIYMGMIPELAIAVLACARIGAIHSVIFGGFSARSIADRLQDADAHFIVTCDGAFRGAKDIPLKAIIDDALESCPFVQRVIVCTRTHTPVSMIKGRDVWWEDEIKIVETQGNPDCIAEVMDAEDVLFILYTSGSTGKPKGVVHTVAGYMVWTNYTFVNVFQYKPQQVYFCTADIGWITGHSYLLYGPLSAGATTMMFEGIPTFPDAGRFWDITQKHKVEILYTAPTAIRSLMAYGTSFLEGKDLSSLKVLGTVGEPINEEAWYWYFENVGKSKCPVVDTWWQTETGGIMISNLAGVTPQKPTYATLPMPGVLPCLVDENGSELKENGVSGNLCIKQAWPGMIRTTYGDHERCRQTYFSTYKNMYFTGDGCLRDKDGNYRITGRVDDVLNVSGHRIGTAEVENAINMHQGVVESAVVGFPHDIKGQGIYAFVIFNGMHVDEEHTRQDVIQTVSRIIGAIAKPDKIQFVSGLPKTRSGKIMRRILRKIAEGEINNLGDTTTLLDPGIVEEIKSGRM from the coding sequence ATGTATCCATATCAGATTACATCAGCCGAGCAATATGCCCTTGACTATCGCAACAGTATTGAAAATCCATCGCAGTTCTGGGCTGACATTGCACAGCACTTTTCATGGCAAAAAAAATGGGATAAAGTTTTAGAAGCTGATTTTGATAAAGCAGAAACCAAATGGTTTGCAGGAGCCAAACTCAACATTACGGAAAACTGTCTGGACAGGCATATTGAAAAATTAGCTTCGCAACCTGCCATTATCTGGGAACCCAATGACCCTACTGAGCATCATCGTGTATTAACTTACAAAGAGTTGCTTTTTAAGGTAAAGCAGTTTGCTAATGTTCTTAAAAATAATGGTGTAAAGAAAGGTGACCGTGTTTGTATTTACATGGGTATGATTCCTGAATTGGCTATTGCAGTTTTGGCATGTGCCCGCATTGGTGCAATTCATTCTGTGATTTTTGGGGGCTTTTCTGCCCGTTCTATTGCAGATCGTTTACAGGATGCCGATGCGCATTTTATTGTTACCTGCGATGGCGCTTTTCGTGGTGCAAAAGATATTCCGTTGAAAGCAATTATTGACGATGCACTTGAAAGTTGTCCGTTTGTACAACGTGTAATTGTGTGTACACGAACGCATACACCTGTCAGCATGATTAAAGGCAGAGATGTATGGTGGGAAGACGAAATAAAAATTGTTGAAACACAAGGCAACCCTGACTGCATTGCCGAAGTGATGGATGCTGAAGATGTGTTGTTTATTCTTTACACTTCCGGCTCAACAGGGAAACCTAAAGGGGTAGTACATACAGTAGCGGGATATATGGTGTGGACAAACTACACTTTTGTTAATGTATTTCAATACAAACCGCAACAAGTTTATTTCTGCACTGCTGACATAGGCTGGATTACAGGACATAGTTATCTGCTCTATGGTCCTTTAAGCGCAGGTGCAACAACCATGATGTTTGAAGGTATTCCAACATTTCCTGATGCTGGTCGTTTTTGGGATATTACGCAAAAACATAAAGTGGAAATTTTATATACGGCACCTACTGCAATCAGAAGTCTAATGGCTTATGGAACATCTTTTCTCGAAGGTAAAGATTTGAGTTCATTAAAAGTGTTAGGTACTGTAGGTGAACCAATCAATGAAGAAGCATGGTATTGGTACTTTGAGAATGTTGGCAAAAGTAAATGCCCTGTTGTTGATACTTGGTGGCAAACAGAAACAGGAGGTATCATGATTTCTAATCTCGCTGGAGTGACACCTCAAAAACCTACTTATGCCACATTGCCTATGCCGGGTGTTCTACCTTGCTTGGTTGATGAAAACGGTAGTGAACTTAAAGAAAATGGGGTCAGTGGTAATTTATGTATTAAGCAAGCATGGCCCGGAATGATTCGTACAACTTATGGTGATCATGAACGTTGCCGTCAGACATATTTTTCAACTTATAAGAATATGTACTTTACCGGTGATGGCTGCCTGCGCGATAAAGATGGTAACTATAGAATAACGGGACGTGTAGATGATGTGCTTAATGTCAGCGGTCACCGTATTGGCACTGCCGAAGTAGAGAATGCAATTAATATGCATCAGGGTGTTGTTGAAAGTGCCGTTGTAGGTTTTCCACATGACATAAAAGGACAGGGTATTTATGCCTTTGTTATTTTCAATGGAATGCATGTTGACGAAGAGCACACCCGGCAAGATGTAATTCAAACAGTTTCAAGAATTATTGGAGCCATTGCCAAACCAGATAAGATTCAATTTGTTTCAGGACTTCCTAAAACCAGAAGTGGAAAGATTATGCGAAGAATTTTGCGCAAAATTGCAGAAGGAGAAATTAATAATCTTGGCGATACCACAACACTGCTTGATCCGGGAATTGTTGAAGAGATTAAGTCCGGACGAATGTAA
- a CDS encoding substrate-binding domain-containing protein produces the protein MKIKNIILTFLSTAIALQFAACGGNAFKPDLSDTPTSGNLKIVSDESFEPLMNSQAETFMSLYKNAKIEISYKTETDAVNYLMHDSVKVIIAGRDLSAEQHQYFKDHKVLARSNRIAVDALALIINKNNPDFLLTLAQFDAVINGKINNWNQISPKNKLGEIAVVFDQNGSSNVRYLKEKFLKTVNFPANCYALNSNKEVMDYVINKNNAVGIIGVGWISDSDDTTSMTFLNQINVVALKNDTAKEYTDYYKPYQAYIALHQYPLTRDVFLINRQSRNGLGTGFASFVAGDQGQRLVRLKGLLPATMPVRIVRTGN, from the coding sequence ATGAAAATTAAAAATATCATACTCACATTCCTATCAACTGCAATTGCTCTGCAATTTGCTGCCTGTGGTGGCAATGCATTTAAACCCGACTTGAGCGATACACCAACATCCGGAAACTTAAAAATAGTTTCTGACGAAAGCTTCGAGCCTCTCATGAACAGTCAGGCTGAAACTTTTATGTCACTCTATAAAAATGCGAAAATTGAAATTAGTTATAAGACAGAAACAGATGCTGTAAATTATTTAATGCACGACTCGGTGAAAGTAATTATTGCCGGAAGAGACCTCTCTGCAGAACAACATCAATATTTTAAAGACCATAAAGTACTGGCACGCTCCAACCGAATAGCTGTTGATGCACTGGCATTAATCATCAATAAAAATAATCCTGATTTTTTACTGACATTAGCACAATTCGATGCTGTGATTAACGGAAAAATCAATAACTGGAATCAGATATCACCGAAAAATAAACTAGGTGAAATAGCAGTGGTATTTGATCAAAATGGCTCAAGCAATGTGCGGTATCTCAAAGAAAAATTCCTTAAAACCGTAAACTTTCCCGCTAACTGTTATGCACTCAATTCAAACAAAGAGGTGATGGATTACGTTATTAATAAAAATAATGCTGTTGGTATAATTGGTGTTGGATGGATTAGCGACAGCGATGATACCACCTCAATGACATTTTTAAATCAGATTAATGTAGTTGCATTGAAAAATGACACCGCAAAAGAATATACTGACTATTACAAACCATATCAAGCATATATTGCGTTACATCAATATCCGTTAACGCGAGATGTATTTTTGATTAACAGACAATCGCGCAACGGACTTGGCACCGGCTTTGCATCATTTGTTGCAGGCGATCAGGGGCAGCGGCTTGTAAGATTAAAAGGACTGCTGCCAGCTACCATGCCGGTTAGAATAGTAAGAACAGGAAATTGA
- a CDS encoding biopolymer transporter ExbD, protein MPKIKIPKKSPSLDMTPMVDLAFLLVTFFMLTTKFRPDEPVIVDTPASVSTKILPENTLQVTIDSAGRVFFNIEGQNVRRNLMTRISEKYKFQLTEQDLKKFSLMSTFGMPADKIKAYLEAPDSERKKMDKATGGIPIDTLNNQLADWIVYGWTAAISDEAYEARKQAGNELRFAIKGDGRVDYTYIKRVIEIFQQNKINRFNLITNLQATPVQE, encoded by the coding sequence ATGCCAAAAATTAAAATACCCAAGAAGAGTCCATCGTTAGACATGACACCCATGGTGGATCTGGCGTTTTTGCTGGTTACATTCTTTATGTTAACTACCAAATTCCGTCCCGATGAACCGGTCATTGTTGACACTCCGGCATCTGTCTCAACAAAAATTTTACCTGAAAACACTTTGCAGGTAACAATTGATTCAGCTGGCCGTGTGTTTTTTAATATCGAAGGACAAAATGTGCGCAGAAACCTGATGACAAGAATCAGTGAGAAATATAAATTCCAGTTAACGGAGCAGGATTTGAAGAAATTTTCGTTGATGTCAACATTTGGAATGCCTGCCGATAAAATCAAAGCCTATCTTGAAGCACCGGATTCGGAACGCAAAAAGATGGATAAGGCCACAGGCGGTATTCCGATAGATACTCTCAATAATCAACTTGCCGACTGGATAGTTTATGGCTGGACAGCAGCAATAAGTGATGAAGCCTACGAAGCTCGTAAACAAGCAGGCAATGAATTGCGGTTTGCCATTAAAGGTGACGGCAGAGTTGATTACACTTACATAAAGCGTGTGATTGAAATTTTCCAGCAAAACAAAATCAACCGTTTTAATTTGATAACTAATTTACAAGCAACACCAGTACAAGAATAA
- a CDS encoding biopolymer transporter ExbD codes for MAEVNTDQGGGKEKGGKHSKVRAKKASTHIDMTPMVDLAFLLLTFFMLTTTFSKPKTVEINMPLKDGEPTKVNNAITVLLSDKDRVFWYFGEFKPGETQLNKTDFSDKGIRKVLLDKNSAAHAEVKRLEDELAKRQIADSTFKRLAVEAKSQKSALMVLIKTDDKAKYRNVIDILDELSISSVGKYAVVDMMKDEYDLIQKMN; via the coding sequence ATGGCTGAAGTAAATACCGACCAAGGTGGTGGTAAAGAGAAAGGCGGGAAACATAGTAAGGTTCGCGCCAAGAAAGCCTCCACTCATATTGACATGACACCGATGGTGGATCTGGCGTTTCTGCTACTCACCTTTTTCATGCTTACTACCACTTTCAGTAAACCAAAAACGGTTGAAATAAATATGCCGTTAAAAGATGGTGAGCCAACGAAAGTGAACAATGCAATTACTGTATTATTGAGTGATAAAGACAGAGTGTTTTGGTACTTTGGAGAATTTAAACCGGGCGAAACACAACTTAACAAAACAGACTTTTCAGACAAAGGTATCCGTAAAGTGTTGTTAGATAAAAATTCAGCAGCACATGCAGAAGTTAAACGTCTGGAGGATGAATTAGCAAAGCGACAAATTGCAGACTCGACCTTTAAACGTCTTGCAGTTGAAGCTAAGTCACAAAAAAGTGCATTAATGGTCTTGATAAAGACTGATGATAAAGCAAAATACAGAAATGTGATTGACATACTTGACGAGCTAAGCATCAGCAGCGTTGGAAAATATGCCGTTGTGGATATGATGAAAGATGAATATGATTTAATTCAAAAAATGAACTGA
- a CDS encoding tetratricopeptide repeat protein, which translates to MKRTIFFLSLMYTQAVHAQTLKEAIAMTDNEQYEVAGDLFKSLLQKEPANGTNWFYYGENYFKSDNLDSAAIAYSKGLQAEPANPINLVGTGKIKLEKGLNSEARADFDKALTMSGSKTSLVQSEVAESFIRTRSKDLSYAIKLLNNAIAVDSKNPELYILLGDAYSEQNNGTLAAENYNRALDLDKKAVKAIVQKGVLYKRSTNFEGAAAEFQSAIKMNPEFAPSYRELAETYFKMRKLDEAKQSYRKYLELSKNNTMARMRYASFLFMSGDFADAQSEINQLSSIDSSNIGMLRLSSYNAFEMNDIPKAKMLMEKIMNTTIENQRTAMDYEYNGKILLKEGNDSLAAENFEKSYLIDTTKTEILQDMGSMYMKLKKYPQAVNAYERRVNNGKGLTSTDYFNLARAYYFNKDYTHADTMFAKVIELLPTWPNGVLWRAQTNAQLDPDSKEGKAKPYYEKYIEVALADSANADKYKNGLVESYKYLGSYYYLIDRKTDESKSYWKKVLELVPDDKQAQQVMAGLNQKK; encoded by the coding sequence ATGAAAAGAACGATTTTTTTTCTGAGCCTGATGTACACACAGGCAGTACATGCACAAACACTGAAAGAGGCTATTGCCATGACGGACAATGAACAGTATGAAGTTGCAGGTGACCTGTTTAAATCATTATTACAAAAAGAACCTGCCAATGGAACCAATTGGTTTTATTATGGCGAAAATTATTTTAAAAGTGACAACTTAGATTCTGCTGCTATTGCTTACTCAAAAGGTTTACAAGCTGAGCCTGCAAATCCAATAAACCTGGTAGGTACAGGTAAAATAAAATTAGAGAAAGGTCTCAATAGTGAAGCACGTGCCGATTTTGATAAAGCATTAACAATGTCTGGCTCCAAAACATCTTTGGTACAAAGTGAAGTTGCTGAAAGTTTTATCAGAACAAGGAGCAAAGATCTTAGCTATGCCATCAAACTACTTAACAACGCCATAGCCGTTGATTCAAAAAATCCAGAGTTATACATCTTATTAGGCGATGCCTATTCCGAACAAAACAATGGAACACTTGCTGCTGAAAATTACAACCGTGCCCTCGACCTCGACAAAAAAGCGGTAAAAGCTATTGTTCAAAAAGGGGTGTTGTATAAACGCTCCACAAACTTTGAAGGTGCTGCTGCAGAGTTTCAATCTGCCATTAAAATGAATCCTGAATTTGCACCATCCTATCGCGAATTGGCAGAAACCTATTTCAAAATGCGTAAGTTGGATGAAGCCAAACAATCTTACAGAAAATATTTAGAGTTGAGTAAGAATAACACTATGGCAAGAATGCGCTATGCATCATTTCTGTTTATGAGTGGCGATTTTGCAGATGCACAGTCAGAAATTAATCAACTGTCTTCCATTGATTCATCAAACATCGGCATGCTGCGTCTGTCTTCCTACAATGCATTTGAGATGAATGATATTCCTAAAGCAAAAATGCTGATGGAAAAAATCATGAACACTACCATAGAAAACCAACGCACAGCAATGGACTATGAATACAATGGCAAGATATTACTTAAGGAAGGTAACGACTCTCTGGCAGCTGAAAATTTTGAAAAGTCGTATCTGATAGATACTACCAAGACAGAAATTCTTCAAGACATGGGAAGTATGTATATGAAATTGAAAAAATATCCACAAGCTGTCAATGCTTACGAGCGGAGAGTAAACAACGGCAAAGGGCTGACGTCAACAGACTATTTTAACTTAGCAAGAGCATACTATTTTAACAAAGACTATACCCATGCAGACACTATGTTTGCAAAAGTTATTGAGCTATTACCTACTTGGCCCAATGGGGTTTTATGGCGAGCACAAACCAATGCACAGCTCGACCCTGACTCCAAAGAAGGTAAGGCAAAACCTTATTATGAGAAATACATTGAAGTAGCACTTGCAGATTCTGCCAATGCAGATAAATACAAAAACGGGTTGGTAGAATCATATAAATATCTTGGCAGCTATTATTATCTTATTGACAGAAAAACTGATGAAAGTAAATCTTACTGGAAAAAAGTTCTTGAGTTGGTTCCTGACGATAAACAAGCACAGCAGGTAATGGCCGGATTGAATCAGAAGAAGTAA
- a CDS encoding energy transducer TonB has translation MATSFFNNWDDPTFAKRNELVFDGRNKSYGAYLIRQLYSKRINIAFIIAAAGLIVFISLPLILELMGNKATENVTQQEVEVTLSEPPPVDPAEPPPPPPPPPPPVVQTIKFTPPVVVDKPVEEEQPPPQEKLSETNVGVVTQEGDPNATELPPEPVVADPNEGKIFTIVEEMPQFPGGGEAALIKYLQNNIKYPAMARENGIEGIVYVTFVVDKDGKVKDAKILRGKGAGLDDEALRVVRSMPDWKPGKQNGRSVAVQYNLPVNFKLQ, from the coding sequence ATGGCAACAAGTTTTTTTAATAATTGGGATGATCCAACATTTGCCAAACGTAATGAGTTGGTATTTGACGGAAGAAACAAAAGCTATGGCGCATATTTAATACGTCAGCTTTATAGCAAGCGAATAAACATAGCATTTATTATTGCAGCAGCAGGACTAATTGTATTTATCAGTTTGCCATTAATTCTGGAACTGATGGGTAATAAAGCAACAGAAAATGTAACACAACAGGAAGTTGAAGTTACATTATCTGAGCCACCACCGGTTGATCCTGCAGAACCTCCACCACCTCCACCGCCTCCACCACCTCCGGTTGTTCAAACAATTAAGTTTACGCCACCTGTTGTTGTTGACAAACCGGTGGAGGAAGAACAACCACCACCACAAGAAAAACTTTCTGAAACAAATGTTGGCGTGGTAACCCAGGAAGGTGACCCTAATGCAACAGAGCTACCACCGGAACCCGTAGTGGCTGATCCTAACGAAGGTAAAATTTTCACCATCGTTGAAGAAATGCCTCAGTTTCCTGGTGGGGGCGAAGCAGCACTGATAAAATACCTGCAAAACAATATTAAGTATCCTGCCATGGCACGTGAGAATGGTATTGAGGGTATTGTGTATGTTACATTTGTGGTTGATAAAGATGGCAAGGTAAAAGACGCTAAAATTCTACGTGGTAAAGGCGCAGGTTTGGACGATGAAGCATTGCGTGTGGTTCGCTCCATGCCTGATTGGAAACCCGGTAAACAAAATGGCCGCAGTGTAGCTGTACAATATAACCTTCCGGTAAACTTCAAATTGCAATAA
- a CDS encoding LEA type 2 family protein, with amino-acid sequence MKAITFILAVVMLASSGCLNLKVPQVTGISKFRLSDITKDTRIQFDVGIRNPNTFGVTLKSMKAELFLADSSIAGIGIDRKTRLAANQHVDLPFSVQPKLNALPQLGILGITQLFKKDNKKVSLRGELKIRKFIFTKKVKFSIP; translated from the coding sequence ATGAAAGCAATTACTTTTATTTTGGCTGTTGTAATGTTAGCCTCAAGTGGTTGTCTTAACCTCAAGGTGCCTCAGGTTACCGGTATAAGTAAATTTAGACTAAGTGATATAACTAAAGATACCCGAATACAATTTGATGTAGGCATCCGTAATCCCAATACTTTTGGAGTAACTTTAAAATCAATGAAAGCAGAATTGTTTCTTGCAGACAGTTCAATAGCAGGAATTGGTATTGACAGAAAAACCAGACTTGCTGCTAATCAGCACGTGGATCTTCCTTTTTCAGTTCAACCAAAACTTAATGCATTGCCTCAATTGGGTATATTAGGCATAACACAACTTTTTAAGAAAGACAATAAAAAAGTCAGCCTACGAGGAGAATTAAAGATCAGAAAGTTTATTTTTACCAAAAAGGTTAAGTTTTCCATTCCATAG
- the selD gene encoding selenide, water dikinase SelD has product MNETVKLTQFSRQGGCGCKIAPEKLYEIIHDKESVVFKQLLVGNAESDDAAVLDLGNGTSVISTVDFFMPIVDDPFLFGSIAAANAISDVYAMGGTPVMAVAILGFPISKIQLSVAKEIKAGAEKICHDSGIPLAGGHSVDSLEPMFGLAVTGIIPTENVKRNSTANEGDYLLLTKPLGAGIITAALKRGVIKEKHLEQAMKHMTTVNAVGKELGKLKCVNAMTDVTGFGLAGHLKEMCTPGNLSVEVYFEKLPLMDGVNDYISKFIYPDMTTKVYSSIATVCNELNSEQLFITCDPQTNGGLLLAVTPDGLNEVLSIFDAYHIPYNTPIGRFTSRQEKMINVI; this is encoded by the coding sequence ATGAATGAAACAGTAAAGCTTACACAGTTTAGCCGGCAAGGAGGTTGTGGATGTAAAATAGCGCCTGAAAAGTTGTATGAGATTATTCATGATAAAGAGTCGGTTGTTTTCAAACAACTGTTAGTTGGTAATGCCGAATCGGACGATGCAGCAGTGCTTGATTTAGGAAATGGCACTTCAGTTATCAGCACTGTTGATTTTTTTATGCCTATTGTTGATGACCCATTTCTTTTTGGTTCTATTGCCGCAGCCAACGCTATTAGTGATGTTTATGCTATGGGCGGAACTCCTGTTATGGCAGTTGCCATTCTTGGTTTTCCGATAAGCAAAATACAATTATCTGTTGCTAAAGAAATTAAAGCAGGTGCCGAAAAAATTTGTCATGACTCAGGAATTCCACTTGCAGGAGGACACAGTGTGGATAGCCTTGAGCCTATGTTTGGATTGGCTGTTACCGGCATTATCCCAACTGAAAATGTTAAAAGAAATTCAACAGCAAATGAAGGTGATTATTTACTTCTTACCAAACCCTTAGGTGCAGGAATAATAACAGCGGCCTTAAAGCGTGGTGTAATTAAGGAGAAGCATCTTGAACAAGCTATGAAACACATGACAACAGTAAATGCTGTAGGAAAAGAATTGGGTAAGTTAAAGTGCGTTAATGCCATGACAGACGTTACAGGATTTGGACTTGCAGGACATCTTAAAGAGATGTGCACACCAGGTAACTTATCGGTTGAAGTTTATTTTGAAAAATTGCCACTGATGGATGGTGTAAATGACTACATATCAAAATTTATTTATCCGGATATGACAACGAAAGTTTATTCGTCTATTGCCACAGTGTGTAATGAACTCAATTCGGAACAACTTTTTATTACCTGTGATCCTCAAACCAATGGAGGTTTACTTTTGGCTGTAACTCCCGATGGGCTTAATGAAGTTTTGTCAATATTTGATGCATACCATATTCCATACAATACTCCTATAGGGCGATTTACATCACGACAGGAAAAGATGATAAATGTAATATAG